In the genome of Hyphobacterium sp. CCMP332, one region contains:
- the hchA gene encoding protein deglycase HchA, which yields MTKPTLEEDGSYSPSNIALKLGTVSVTDFEHIQYTKYQGERSKILVIFTEHKNLEMKNGKLFSTGNHPVEALVPMLHLKNAGFDFEIVTPTGKPVVFEMWAFPYEDENVKAIYNEYKTNFEQPRKLTDFIASSFENDNSYAAVFVPGGHGVMIGIPEDKNISKVLNWAHQNNLFTITLCHGPGALLSTTLDNQKFLYDGYKMAVFPDAVDEMTPMIGYLPGHMTAGVSERLKSLGAIIVNTESDNTVCVDRKLITGASPLASNELGKLAANTLLKELK from the coding sequence ATGACAAAACCTACACTGGAAGAAGACGGCTCGTATAGCCCGTCAAATATAGCATTGAAGTTAGGAACTGTTTCTGTAACAGATTTTGAACACATTCAATATACCAAATACCAAGGAGAGAGGTCTAAGATTTTGGTGATTTTCACCGAGCACAAAAACTTGGAGATGAAAAATGGTAAACTATTTTCTACAGGAAACCACCCTGTAGAAGCACTTGTGCCGATGTTACACCTTAAAAATGCTGGGTTCGATTTTGAAATTGTAACTCCTACTGGCAAACCTGTTGTATTCGAAATGTGGGCTTTCCCTTATGAAGATGAGAATGTGAAAGCTATTTATAATGAGTACAAAACGAATTTTGAACAACCGCGTAAGTTGACAGACTTTATCGCTAGTTCATTTGAGAATGATAATTCTTATGCTGCTGTATTTGTGCCAGGGGGACATGGAGTAATGATTGGCATTCCAGAAGATAAAAATATAAGTAAGGTATTGAACTGGGCACATCAAAATAATTTGTTCACCATTACGCTTTGTCATGGACCAGGAGCATTATTATCCACTACGCTGGACAATCAAAAATTCCTTTATGACGGATACAAAATGGCTGTTTTTCCTGACGCCGTCGATGAAATGACACCAATGATTGGTTATTTACCGGGTCATATGACCGCAGGAGTAAGTGAAAGATTAAAAAGTTTAGGAGCAATTATTGTAAATACGGAATCAGATAATACGGTTTGTGTCGATAGAAAATTAATTACTGGCGCAAGCCCTTTAGCTTCGAATGAATTAGGGAAACTTGCTGCAAACACTTTGCTGAAAGAGTTGAAATAA
- a CDS encoding endonuclease/exonuclease/phosphatase family protein yields MQTIIIICTVLTLLVTVLPLSQNPHWIIRAMDFPRLQIMFFSLALLIIIILLLDERQPFTLILISITALCLIWQLWWIVPYTIFYPKEVISCNEYDNDRKLSIITSNVLTPNRNAEALIKLVKKHQPDILVTLESDQWWEKQLKVLESDMPFTVKCPLDNLYGMHLYSKLPLYDQEISFLVEKDVPSIHVFLELRTGDRVRTHFVHPAPPSPTENTESAERDAELIIVARSVDKSNQPVIVTGDLNDVAWSSTTRLFRKISGLLDPRIGRGMFNTFHVKYPFLRWPLDHLFHSDHFTLHSIQRLPSIGSDHFPLFTSLSFTPKKGAGQNGLVADLEDYDRSKEIADEKGVSKRDVPQPNE; encoded by the coding sequence ATGCAAACTATAATTATTATTTGCACCGTTCTAACATTGCTGGTTACGGTTTTACCTTTATCTCAAAATCCGCATTGGATTATCAGAGCAATGGACTTCCCCCGATTGCAAATTATGTTTTTTTCGTTGGCTCTGCTGATTATCATTATTCTTTTGCTAGATGAACGACAGCCTTTTACATTGATCTTGATTTCTATAACTGCTCTTTGTTTAATTTGGCAATTATGGTGGATAGTGCCTTATACCATCTTTTATCCAAAGGAGGTCATATCTTGTAATGAATACGATAATGATAGAAAGTTGAGTATTATTACTTCTAATGTTCTTACCCCAAATCGAAATGCTGAGGCTTTAATAAAATTGGTAAAAAAACACCAGCCGGATATTCTTGTAACATTAGAATCAGATCAGTGGTGGGAAAAGCAACTCAAGGTTTTGGAATCCGATATGCCATTTACTGTTAAATGTCCCCTTGATAATCTCTATGGCATGCACCTCTATTCAAAATTGCCATTGTATGACCAGGAAATTTCATTTTTAGTTGAGAAAGATGTCCCTTCTATCCATGTATTTTTGGAATTGCGAACCGGAGATAGGGTTCGTACACATTTTGTCCACCCAGCTCCTCCCAGTCCTACAGAAAATACTGAGTCAGCAGAGCGGGATGCCGAGTTAATTATTGTTGCGCGAAGTGTTGATAAGAGTAACCAACCCGTAATAGTAACAGGTGATCTCAATGATGTAGCATGGTCTTCAACAACCCGATTATTCCGTAAAATTAGTGGTTTACTAGATCCACGAATAGGACGAGGTATGTTCAATACCTTTCATGTAAAATACCCTTTTTTAAGATGGCCATTGGATCATTTGTTCCATAGTGATCATTTTACTTTGCATTCTATTCAGCGATTACCATCTATTGGTTCGGATCATTTCCCACTTTTTACATCTCTTTCATTTACTCCTAAGAAAGGCGCTGGTCAAAATGGTCTTGTAGCAGATTTAGAAGACTATGATAGGTCAAAAGAGATTGCAGATGAAAAAGGTGTAAGTAAGAGAGATGTACCTCAGCCGAATGAATAG